Part of the Crossiella cryophila genome, AAGGCGGACCGGACCGCGGTCGCCACGGAGGCCGAGCAGGTCGCGTTGTTCCTCTCCGACAAGGAAAGCAGCCGGGTGAAGTTCGGCTGAACCAGCTCAGCCGGTGCTGGGCAGCCACTGCTCGGTGGAGCGGTGGCGGCCCAGCCCGACCGCGGCGAACTCGTCGTGGTGTTCGCCCTTGACCACCCCGAGGTGCCGCAACGCCTGGGAGATCGGGCTGCCCAGCGGTCCCGACTCCTCCTTCTCGGCCAGGTGCACCGGACCGAGGACCACCTGCCCGCCGTCCCACACCTGCGCGGTCTGCGTGCCCGCCCCGCCGAAGATCTCGGCCTCGACGAAGGCCACCGGCCCCAGTGCCGAACACGCGGCCAGCGCCGCGCCGAAGCCGAGCGGAGCCCGCCAGAACACGGCGAGTTCAGCGGCTCCGGGGATGGTCGCCGCCTTGATGAACTCATAGGACACGGGCAGCAGGAACAGGTCCTGGCCAAGGGGCACGGCGTGCGCCTCCGCGACCGGGCCAACGAGTGCCAGGAGCACGGGTTCCACGGCGATGGCCGCGCGCAGGGTGTACATGTCGCCATTCTCGGCTGGCTGCCGAGGACGGCCGCGAGCGGGGGCGGCGCTGAGCCCTAGGCGTCGCGGTGCCGCAACCGCAGGGCCGCCACCGTCACCGCGGCCGCCACCCACCCGGTGAACACCAGCGCGCCGGTGACCGGGGTCAGCAGCGCCGGGTCCTGCACGCTGTGCGTGAACGCCTCGATCGCCTTGGCAGGCAGGAACTTCAGCACGGTTTCCTGCCAGGACAGCGGCAGCAGGTCACCGACGTTGGGCAGCAGGAACACCACCGCGATCACCGCGGTCACCCCGGCGGCGGTGCCGCGCAGGATGGTGCCGAGGGCCACGCCGAGCACCCCGATCCCGGCCAGTGCGGCCGCGGTGCCGATCACCCCGCGCAGTGCGCCCGGATCGGTCAGTGCCGTGGTGGCGCCGCCGTTGGCGGTCAGCACCGCCATCCCGGCCAGGAAGGCGGCGGCACTGGCCAGCAGCATCACCGGGAACACCGCCAGCAGCACCGCGGTGATCTTGGCGAAGAGCACCGGCAGCCGGGCGGGCACCGCGGTGAAGACCACCCGGACCAGCCCGGTGGCGTACTCGGTGCTGACCAGCAGCACCCCCAGCACGCCGATGCCGAGCCCGGCGAACTCGGCGCCGCTGAGCACGCTGGCCACCGGATCGCGTTCCACCTTGGCCATCTGCATGGTGCTGCGGATGGAGAGCAGCAGCACCGCGGAGAACATCGCGACCACCGCGTTGAGCAGGCAGACCGCGCTGGAGCGCACGCTGATCAGCTTGATCCACTCCCCGCGCAGCACCCCGGCCGCGGTG contains:
- a CDS encoding ABC transporter permease, translated to MSTTGLTAAGVLRGEWIKLISVRSSAVCLLNAVVAMFSAVLLLSIRSTMQMAKVERDPVASVLSGAEFAGLGIGVLGVLLVSTEYATGLVRVVFTAVPARLPVLFAKITAVLLAVFPVMLLASAAAFLAGMAVLTANGGATTALTDPGALRGVIGTAAALAGIGVLGVALGTILRGTAAGVTAVIAVVFLLPNVGDLLPLSWQETVLKFLPAKAIEAFTHSVQDPALLTPVTGALVFTGWVAAAVTVAALRLRHRDA